The DNA window AGAAGATGAGCGTGCATGAATaaggaggaggggaggaggagaggaggacttGCTGCAGTTTATCATATACACTGTGAAAACTGactgtgtgcagtaaaattaaaGTAACCAATTTCAGCACATGGAAGAGCGTGTACAACTGTAAATAAGGGGAAGGTTGAAGTTCAACCCTAATACTAGTTGAAGAGAATTACACTTTCAAAAACCCAACCTAAAAAATCCCATACTAAACTCTTTTGGAAAGTAGTGAGGgagtatatatttaaatgtatatgaaatattagTATTAGCAGCTTTTTACATACCATAGTTTCAATGCGTCCAGCACATTCAATGGCATAATCCACACCTCCATTAGTCTTCTCACAGATGACCTCATAGATTGGTTTATTATAATCCTTTGGGTTTAGGCACTCTGTAGCTCCCAATTCAATGGCTTTTGGATATTTTTCTTTGTGAGTTCCGACCCCAATAATGCGAGAAGCTCCAGCAGCTTTGCATCCAGCTATGGCTGAGAAGCCAACACCTCCCAATCCAAAGACAGCACAGGTAGAACCTGGAGTTACCTGGGGGATAACCAAATACagaaaggtattaaaaaaaatataaagctcatctggtcttgttttatttatttcataattttaataTCAGTACTTCCTTGCAAAATAGGGAATTGGCAGTTCTATCTACTTCCCATGCATTATATATTGTTGTGGAACAGTCCTGTCGAAATCCAATCCTTGATGACCACAGTCTGGtggaaaaaactaaaatgtgtgtGGACCCTGGTAGTATTTCCCTCATctcctttgttttaaaaatctattatttatCACAGAAGGGTTAAGAATAAGAAGATGCATAATATAGTCTAAATCAAAATTAATGCAAAACCTAAATGTAGATAACTTCATGATGGGTTTGCATATTTAAGATATATAACAGATATATAACTTAAGAAAcctatttacttaaaaaaaaattaaaattagtataataattaaaaaattagtaaataattttttaagcttttgtcagtggttccatttttttaaaaaaaacaattaccttagCCGTGTTTATAGCTGCACCGTACCCGGTAGCAAATCCACAGCCTATAAGGCAGGTTTCAAGAGGGGCCTGAGGATCTATTTTGGCAACAGCTATGTCAGCTACCACAGTGTACTCTGTAAAAGTGCTTGTACCCATTAAGCTGTAGATTGGCTGGCCTTTACAGGTAAATCGACTGGTCATATCTGGCATTAGTCCTGTTTTGGCACCCAAGCTGTTTAGAACATTGAGAGAATAATAAGATAAGGAGTTTAAAACATTAGAATTCAGTGGACACGAACCTACTTTTAGTACAATCAGTAAGCAGAACACAAAGATTTATAAACTGGAATATTTTATGATAAATACTATTGGCAGTTGAAATGTTTTCTACCTTAACAGGTATAttctatagatatattatatgtttGAATGCATTTACAGCTGACAAATGTAAATGTGTGGATGACAAATTGTCAAGCTAATTCTAGAGCTACAGTATGCTGGGCAGCTGCCAAACTTCCATGTGTACATTATTAACCTGGGATATATCAGTTGTAGCATACATAAACCACACCTATATGGCTTTGTGTTAGCAGTGTTTCATAGAAAAACTATTTTGTTGAATGTATGAATAAATAACAGGACAGTTGTGGGTGCATCAGggagaaaactataaaaaaagctTGCAAACAAACTTAAGCCTTAGTTACAAAATAAAGCAGTTTTATAGCTTTAAACATAGAACACACATTAATAGCCTGGGGAGTAAAGTATTATATTTGTTCTCTCTCATGACTAGTAATGAGTAGCTTATGCATTACAGTGTCGGGGGGAgttatttatgcattttgtagAATCAAGGTGTATAATGATGGCATAATAATGGCAAAATTAGGCAAaagttttggtaaaataatactcTTACTCATTTTTATCACAGAAATTGATGTCCGGGCTTTTACAGCCTCTGCATGTTCCACATTGGGGAATAAAAAGTGGGATGACTTTGTCACCTGTAAACAGGAAATgtgaattagaaaataaataggtaataaaacataatgaCTTAAAacttattttgcaataaaataaaatatttcttgtttttttaaatcaaattgtgatcgtgcagctgagcgtaagtggagaaaatctggtctCAGTgctgactttatggactacaaagccaagctacaaagctttaacacagagctcactgtcaccaagcaaaattatttctcggcagtcatttcctctcaagcctccaacccacgcaaccccttctcaacaattgactccctcctaaaccccacacctgctccccccacaaaaTCCTTCTTTGCCCAAGActttgccacctactttagagatcaaatggacaaaatcagacatgatgtctctgcccaccgagccactccaaccccatacccaccccttccacctgtaaatcatcactggcctccctcagccctgttactgtggacaaagtctcttctcttctctcctcatcTACATCTTCTACCTGTCCTCTTGACCCAATTCCTTCTGATCTtttccgtgcccattcctccaccctggcccctgccctgaccgaactattcaacctctccctttctactggtaaatacccctcagctttcaaacataccataattctccctatcctaaagaaaccctcactggacccctccctaccctctaactaccgtcctatctcccctctcccatatgtctccaaacttgaTTGCCTTGtttacaaaagactcaccgattacctgagcaccaactctctccttgaccctctccagtctggctttcgatctgcccattccactgaaacagcccttactaaagtggccaatgacctcatcagagctaagtcccaaggcaacttttccctgctctctcctggtttgcttcctatctgtctgaccgctcctttcaattttctttcaatggtaattcctcctcacccactcaccttcctgttggtgttccccaaggataAGTCATTGGActctggttctcttttctctgtacactccTTTCTCGGTAGTCCCATATTCTCCTTGGGCTTACAGTACCCTCTGTATGCCGATGACACTCAAATCTCTCTGcccactcctgacttgtctccctcaaattccaaatctcctcctgacataaatctaactgttaacaacactgttattcggccctcccctcaggcacgttgccttggtgtcacctttgactctgccctctcatttaccccccatattcagaaaatttccaggtcctgtcactttcatccacgcaacatctccaaaatccatccctacctgatcccagagaccaccaaactccttgtacatgctcttataatctatcgtctggactactgtaccctcctcctctctggtgttccactaacccgactttctcctctacagtctattatgaatactgcagtcagactcatccatccttcccaccacccctcttccgctgcatctcttagCAGATCTCTACACGGGCTTCCGTTTCACCTTGGAATCgagttcaagctcctgtgctttgccttcaaatccctacacagttattgtcccacttacattttagacctggtaaaaaagtactcccccagcaaCCCCAgagctctctctgctcctccaatgacctactaatgacttcctcactcataacctcatcacacgcatggatacaagacttctctagagctgccccaactctctggaatggtcttcctcgtcctattcggcttgctcctactttctaacCTTCtacttaaaagagcactcaaaacccattttttcaaacttgcctacccatcttcttctgtcttttgaaaccatcactacttcccaccactacatatcccctcctattgtgtgtaaattcccctacctactagagtgtaagttcttcggggcagggtcccctcctcctgtgtcactgtctgtattagtctgttatttgcaacccctatttaatgtacagcgctgcgtaatatgttgatgctttaaaaatcctgtttattattattattaataataataataatcatacattTTGTTATTCACAGGAAAACAAAGCCAACAATGTCCTCTTGggattttggttgttttttaatAGTTTGTCACAATCAACTGGactcttgtaatgttgaagacatttcccAACTTTCCAAGCTGCTTTACTATGTCAGCCAGAGTAGGAAATACATCCCAGATAACAGTTAATTGAAACATTCCCAACATATaccctcctttttttattttagacaagaatttctttcctgttgacttcaataatgtttatatttaggtTTGGTTTAAACCCCAACATTGGGATGATATCATTATTTTCTGTGTGTGCTATAGCTATGAAGGATCCTTAAAGGCAGTATAGTGGTTTTCACCTATATAGAGACAAAAGAATATACATGCTGCAGCTTTCAGTATTCTCTGCTTTGTCATGATACTGGCTTATTCTGATCAGATAAAGCTTTAGCAATTCAGCTGCAGCAATTCCTGATGCATAAACTTCCTTACTGCCTTCCTTCTTAATATTTTCCATTGGTCAGTGAGTCTGACAATAGAGATGGACCAATAGAATTGTGTGAAAGTGGGAGAAAGCTCCAGCACTACATAGAAGTATCAGTGCTTTGTGTAATAGAGCTGCCTAGCATTTACATATAGCAGTTGAATGCAGTTGTAAGTAGGGACATCTACGTGCCTGTGCTTCATACAAGCAAGGAACATTAATTTTGTAAAGTGACGGGGTCCCTGTAAGCTTACCTGGTTTTACACATGTTACTCCTGGTCCAACACTTTCAACCTGTCCAACTGCTTCATGACCCAAAATCACTGGAAATTTGGAAGTAACAATTTCTTTAAGCACACTGTTGTCTGATCCACAAATACCAGAAGCAAGAATCTGGGAAAATAGATAACATGGTTAAAAAAGacacttttttagcatttttaattaGGCTGACATTATAGTGGGTTGGAGAAGTAGAACTAGGACACTGGTGGCCAACCTTTTgaacgtcacggaccactaatttcacggacacTGGACTGCAAATGcgcggggagccgcgtgtcactcaaagggaaagaaacttcccccagagtgacgtcataatgccagaaccagacctgcgatgggacagtggatGGCTTCTGGACGggtcccatcgcaggtctgagtctggaCACAAACAGCCCACCGtactgagcctgcaatgcatacgggagacattgTGAAGTAATTTTGCTTCACAGATGCTAGATCTGTTTAGTTAGGGACAATCCAAGCTCAGGTGTGTGAAAGATATGGAAGATGGGCAGATATCACAGCTAATCATTTTTTGGGAGACATTTGCCAATTTATGGTCAAATGTCTTTTTACCATGCATACCAATACTAAGTATAGGTAATCCTTTTGGAACAAGAAGAACACGTACTTGGacttttctaaagcatttgacacagtaccccacagactgttaatatgcaagttagggtcagtaggtttagaaaagtcaatctgtaaatggatagagaactggcttaaagatcgcatccaaagagctgtaattaatgattcatagtTGAATGGTTTacggttattagtggtgtaccccaaggttcagtgtgggcaccattactgtttaacatcttcataaatgatacggagtttgggattaaaagtacaatttctgtgtttgcagatgacaccaaactatgtaatggaattaaatccatacaggatgtctataatctacaagcagacctggatgtactgtttgactgggcagcaaagtagcaaattacatttattatagattaatgtaaagttatgtacttaggagctaacaacatgcatgcttcatactgtttaggaggtatacatttgggggagtcagtaatggaaaaggatctgggggttctggtagatcatagacttaataacagcatgcaatgccaagctgcaatatctaaagctagtaaagtactttcttgtaagaaaagaggaatagactgcagagatggagacaatatcctgcccctgtacaaagcattggtcagaccacatctggaatatgcagtccagttttggtcaccagttcacaaaaaggacatcgTGGAATTGGAgacagtgcagagaagggcaactaaactaataaaaggaatgaaggagctcagctatgaggagagattagctgaactgagaAGAGACgcttaaggagggatatgatcaccctgtataaatatataaatggtccatacagagaactctttctatttattcactttgagatcattacaaataacaagagggcactctttgcgtctggaggaaaagaagtttaagctccagataaggaagggattgttcactgtaaggtctgtgataatgtggaatcggctcccttagggaggagtttcagcaactattaaagattgctttaggaaaaagctggatgcatcCCTTGCGACTTCCGGGGCTGAATTAGCTCACATTATTACAACCTGAaaatcaagatggctggagaTCAGGAACCCAGAGGAGGCAATGATTGTGTGAGGACATGTGAGCGCACAAATAGCGGTCAGGCAGTTAAggggattttattgcagaaggattattggctgcaataaagaacttgcctgGTTAGagttctagtttttttttttttttaagtctaataCTTACCATAAGCTATGACGCACATAgaataatagagaaaaaaaaaaaaccttaatagagagaaataaaccttttttctaatacagtgcaccacaatgcatggtgtATATGTGCAGTATATTACAAGCTGACTTTCACTACACTGACAGCAAAGCAAAAACTCCCTTAACAACCGGACCTACTCTGTTTCAGCCTGTAGTAGGGCAGAGTTGGGCGGGGTCTGTTTGTTGAGGGAGTTTCTGCGTGTCCTTAGTAACCACTTCTGTGCAGAGAGAGCGGTGTGGAGAGACCAGAGTTTATCCCAGCAGGAACAATGGAGGAGTTGCATTGCTTATATTAAAGGCTCACACAATAGTAATGCAATCACTATGATGTCAGGGTGTCAATTGAAACATCTAATTACAGCTTACTATTGTTTGACCCTTACCGCTATCCCTACAGCCCTGTCTGCCCTGCCTGCACTACACTGACGCTACTACAGTGGGTGAATGCAGTACCACtttgtaccgctttcagacactttttcaCTTGTGTTTTAGCTCGCAGCGATTCCAGTaactgcagcatttcccaccctcggcttatacttaAGTCtgtcaatttttcctgttttccaaggtaaaaataggttcCTCAGCTTATACTCAGATCGACTTATACTCAAGTACATATGATACATGTTACTTTCTAAAATGTGTGTCAAACATTTTGTAGAAAAAGTGCATTTTCTTAATATATTGCAAGCTTCTAGGTAATTTAAGTGCACAGCATGCTAGGTCCTCTTGTTTCTCTTATCCTTTCTATGATATTACTACTGCATCatgtaattacttttatttatttctctactGTAAATAAATCTACTGGGTCCAAAGCATTAGCATTATTTAATATATACCTGTGTTTGTGGCcacaaatattgcatatattctgttttattttaataggaGAAATGTCTACAACTTCTCCTCTGATGATTGTCTGCTGCAGAAGGCAGAAAACTTTCCTGTACCATTGGAAATGCTAGAATTATTGGAAAGCCCATCAACATGGTAAAAAAGCATGCaagtttttaaattaattgcattGCATTACTAGGTAATTTAAAAGCAAACAGATTCAGGAACTGATTaggcaaattgttttttgttttttttgtgtatataatgATAATAGTT is part of the Pyxicephalus adspersus chromosome 3, UCB_Pads_2.0, whole genome shotgun sequence genome and encodes:
- the LOC140326744 gene encoding NADP-dependent alcohol dehydrogenase, translating into MSTAGKDIICRAAVAWEPHKPLSIEQITVAPPKAHEVRIKILASGICGSDNSVLKEIVTSKFPVILGHEAVGQVESVGPGVTCVKPGDKVIPLFIPQCGTCRGCKSPDINFCDKNDLGAKTGLMPDMTSRFTCKGQPIYSLMGTSTFTEYTVVADIAVAKIDPQAPLETCLIGCGFATGYGAAINTAKVTPGSTCAVFGLGGVGFSAIAGCKAAGASRIIGVGTHKEKYPKAIELGATECLNPKDYNKPIYEVICEKTNGGVDYAIECAGRIETMMNALQSTYCGSGVTVVLGVASPSDCLSLNPLLLLTGRTVKGSVFGGYKGEDVPKLVDDYMKKKIDVNFLVRAQLTLDQINKAFELLSSGQGLRSIIVCQPANESNSK